In Uranotaenia lowii strain MFRU-FL chromosome 2, ASM2978415v1, whole genome shotgun sequence, one genomic interval encodes:
- the LOC129749185 gene encoding zinc finger protein jing homolog isoform X2: MAPHTQGSNLTIKQQYQPHQWPWNTSNNTNNGTNNSNNNGSTSNNTNGNSSSTSNNQPPSPAVNNTLTLTQQASSAQAQQQSTNNTALAAAAAAASISVTPVVNKLKRLQPAPPTSSSTSTSSLDAETFSIANGAKRLRAGTTIERVNKSVGTNSSNGGPPGLVAVGSALTATSTNAATNAKKLTQMAIVAANHQQQQYQISATGTTMTKITKNTTNFTASGADLANSNKITAGRATTMKTTTASSTTTATAEAEAEITTTTELMTTTSTVLQQKQIIKTATTTTSNGPLKASSNASSIEKYMNQLQQQQVKKTDLDVRTLTTTSTIGPATSLKKVERKTARIAPTVSLTRKVSHATQGGLGVGQPKKPITIAPRTADPKLALQNLNQPQLVATSSQNHTKQQDTMVKTSQPTVLLTAIRIPQQQHQTQQQQQQQQSAQSQNQQSQTQTQLQQQFKQHQPPPMASPPRTPTKLGSAVFQFHPQATAVMPNLVQIPNLVPTQPVSSAAGKLSGNSVNSVVSSSSSTMTNSPAAAATNLLMNNAGLTAARLNNGTTQLFMNGTVIKLHQIQQAQLQQQQAAASASLTAATSQQNMTMEASSTAVNMSINGLMSKAPTQQPQSHQQQNKTFTLHATTQQQLFQQATNATAAAFAPQQIFMTPTGQILLNAAALPTMLTSGLTPASFQQALTQAAQANIPALHPLQPQQNQQQSQPTQLPNITAIIQQQQQQLAQQQQQQQQQQQQQQQQPQLSQLAQPNFQQLLANIPQAVLQNLQATAKLGQGPQFVSIPPQLFLNQPTPSLTSQTSPITISTSTIPSGSTTVAQPLSPPPLVATVPTYSTTAKPIMNTLSNQKIVIASATTNTSSSNGVGPTVKPQVTPTMKPISNSEPPKLVPVQLNKPSISITPVLSSTNPPKLVPTSAPPVPKLVYSNSVGPKTISKELPKQSTPVPALAPTSTPVAKPPPPPPVPIALSTIPMNSTRAVENKSPPALNPLSMDCGSSNDSGIVANSSDTEDKSLTIDLCSPGTPDSSPQKSKLEPLRNPSPIPEPQSPLDPLPQPESPLDPLPQPESPPEPESPSEPESFAQPESSLSEPTSPPESSSPLQPQSPTTEPDPRSPPEQPIKEETELLPPPLRLLPPSPETEFSIPSQKSPKSLVLEQIKRKLPETLDIGDTTPQESMSSDQDSSTTNQSPTSKEVPQRRPATPPAPSMATSLLELDLLSTPPTTTECAKSPILSQPKTIRFPAQNGVHHNFGRKGFRRLSDGRLFGVCYWSDCNAQFDTSSKLLDHLQIQHVNSQTGPFACLWDGCKVHNKESCSRRWLERHVLSHGGSKPHKCIVAGCGMRFGSQAQLEKHVNYHFINTDNASSGKRSSDPPVPKLLRKTSRKLRFRRQPWSSRRFDFFDIGVMEGLQYRLILAGSVASARRGMMTFRGEVAGRRVVGGGSEEVFVKWFPKDILSDDWIPERELVLTKEVSLCELSPDQRFELEAQLSTDRKDNRELLSCLEELNQKLLQQQTQHDHFSSCSSSSSSSSTSGCCSSAGTSTGSSSNISAPIPFNSRTGPKKLRKPPKELPLAAAPASAAPSVTTKVDALLSSKLSSSASSLVSSSSADSGNGKANSSASNIS; encoded by the exons ATGGCCCCGCACACGCAGGGCAGCAACCTGACGATCAAACAGCAATACCAACCTCACCAGTGGCCATGGAACACAAGTAATAACACCAACAACGGCACAAACAATAGCAATAACAATGGTTCAACAAGCAACAACACCAATGGCAATAGCAGCAGCACAAGTAACAATCAACCACCATCGCCTGCAGTCAACAATACTCTAACTTTAACGCAACAAGCGTCGTCAGCACAAGCGCAACAACAATCGACCAACAACACTGCCCTGGCTGCGGCTGCCGCAGCTGCTTCCATTTCTGTAACACCAGTGGTCAACAAACTGAAACGCCTTCAGCCAGCGCCGCCAACATCCTCATCGACGTCGACCTCCTCCTTGGATGCTGAAACGTTCTCGATCGCCAACGGTGCCAAGCGATTACGAGCAGGAACGACGATCGAGCGGGTGAACAAATCCGTCGGAACCAACAGTAGTAATGGTGGCCCACCGGGCTTGGTTGCTGTTGGTTCCGCACTCACTGCCACTTCAACTAATGCTGCCACCAACGCCAAAAAACTCACCCAAATGGCCATCGTTGCAGCCaatcatcaacagcagcagtaTCAGATCTCAGCAACTGGAACGACGATGACCAAGATCACGAAGAACACAACTAACTTCACTGCCAGCGGAGCTGATCTGGCCAACTCCAACAAGATAACAG CGGGACGAGCCACGACGATGAAGACGACGACTGCCTCATCGACGACAACGGCCACGGCAGAGGCGGAAGCGGAAATCACCACTACGACGGAACTGATGACGACCACCTCGACGGTGCTGCAACAGAAGCAGATCATCAAAACTGCCACCACCACAACCAGCAATGGGCCCCTCAAGGCGTCCTCGAACGCAAGCAGCATCGAGAAATACATGAATCAACTCCAGCAGCAGCAGGTCAAAAAGACTGATCTCGATGTACGGACGCTGACCACAACATCCACGATCGGTCCCGCCACATCGCTTAAGAAAGTGGAGCGAAAGACTGCCCGGATAGCTCCTACGGTGTCACTCACCCGAAAGGTTAGTCACGCAACTCAGGGTGGCCTAGGTGTGGGACAACCTAAGAAACCTATCACCATTGCCCCTCGGACGGCAGATCCCAAACTAGCACTACAAAATCTCAACCAACCGCAGCTGGTAGCAACCTCTAGCCAAAATCACACCAAACAACAAGATACCATGGTCAAAACGTCTCAGCCAACAGTTCTGCTGACGGCAATCCGAATTCCTCAGCAACAACACCAgacccagcagcagcagcagcaacaacagtccGCGCAATCCCAAAACCAGCAATCACAGACCCAAACGCAGCTGCAGCAGCAGTTCAAACAACATCAACCACCTCCCATGGCAAGTCCGCCGCGTACCCCAACAAAGCTAGGATCAGCTGTGTTTCAGTTCCACCCACAAGCTACCGCTGTCATGCCAAATCTGGTCCAGATACCGAATCTAGTTCCAACACAACCCGTTTCCTCAGCTGCCGGTAAGCTGAGCGGAAACTCGGTCAATTCGGTAGTATCTAGCTCGTCCAGCACGATGACCAATAGTCCGGCAGCTGCAGCCACAAATTTACTGATGAATAACGCTGGCTTGACAGCTGCCCGCTTAAACAACGGAACCACTCAACTGTTCATGAACGGAACTGTCATCAAGTTGCATCAAATTCAACAGGCGCAGCTGCAGCAACAACAAGCTGCTGCTTCCGCCTCCTTAACAGCTGCTACATCCCAACAAAACATGACCATGGAAGCTTCGTCGACTGCAGTCAACATGAGCATCAACGGTTTGATGAGTAAAGCTCCTACGCAACAACCTCAGTCACACCAGCAGCAGAACAAAACCTTCACACTGCATGCCACTACACAGCAGCAGCTGTTCCAGCAAGCAACTAACGCTACCGCTGCAGCATTTGCACCGCAGCAAATCTTCATGACCCCAACCGGTCAAATACTGCTGAACGCCGCAGCACTGCCAACTATGCTCACTTCCGGTCTCACACCTGCCAGTTTCCAGCAAGCGCTTACTCAGGCTGCCCAGGCCAACATTCCAGCGCTTCATCCGCTGCAACCGCAGCAAAACCAACAACAATCTCAACCAACACAGTTACCAAATATCACCGCCATTatccagcaacagcaacaacaactggcccaacaacaacaacaacagcagcagcagcagcagcaacaacaacaacaacctcaACTCTCCCAATTGGCTCAGCCAAACTTCCAACAACTGTTGGCCAACATACCGCAGGCGGTTCTACAAAACCTCCAAGCTACTGCCAAACTAGGTCAAGGACCACAATTCGTTTCTATCCCACCCCAATTATTCCTCAACCAGCCAACCCCGTCCTTAACCAGTCAAACTTCGCCGATCACGATTTCCACTTCAACGATACCATCGGGATCAACGACGGTTGCGCAACCCCTATCTCCACCTCCACTGGTCGCAACCGTGCCCACATACTCCACTACCGCCAAACCCATCATGAACACACTGAGCAACCAAAAGATCGTCATCGCCTCGGCCACTACAAACACCAGCTCGTCAAACGGAGTTGGACCTACCGTGAAACCCCAAGTCACTCCAACGATGAAACCGATCTCCAACAGCGAACCACCCAAGCTGGTTCCGGTGCAACTGAACAAACCGTCGATTTCAATCACACCAGTCCTTTCGTCGACCAATCCACCGAAGCTGGTTCCAACCTCAGCGCCTCCGGTACCCAAGCTGGTCTACTCCAACTCGGTAGGACCCAAGACGATCTCAAAAGAACTACCAAAACAATCTACCCCTGTTCCTGCGTTGGCACCCACATCGACTCCCGTGGCCAAACCTCCTCCTCCACCTCCAGTTCCAATCGCCCTCTCTACTATTCCCATGAACAGTACCCGAGCCGTCGAGAACAAATCACCTCCAGCCCTCAACCCCCTAAGCATGGACTGTGGAAGCAGTAACGATAGCGGAATAGTGGCCAACTCCAGCGACACTGAAGACAAGTCGCTAACCATCGACCTCTGCTCTCCGGGTACCCCCGACTCATCGCCGCAAAAATCCAAACTGGAACCACTTCGGAATCCATCTCCAATCCCAGAGCCACAATCTCCCTTAGACCCATTACCTCAACCGGAATCCCCCTTAGACCCATTACCTCAACCGGAATCCCCGCCGGAGCCAGAATCTCCTTCCGAACCCGAGTCATTCGCTCAACCGGAATCATCCCTATCCGAACCAACATCCCCTCCGGAATCGTCCTCACCCCTGCAACCACAATCCCCGACAACCGAACCGGATCCCCGATCACCTCCGGAACAACCCATCAAGGAAGAGACGGAACTTCTTCCGCCACCTCTACGATTGCTGCCACCCTCGCCGGAGACCGAATTCTCCATCCCCAGTCAGAAATCTCCCAAGAGTCTCGTCTTGGAGCAGATCAAACGCAAACTACCCGAAACGCTGGACATCGGCGATACCACCCCACAGGAATCCATGTCCTCCGATCAGGACTCCTCGACCACCAACCAAAGCCCCACGTCGAAAGAAGTCCCTCAGCGACGACCCGCAACTCCACCAGCACCATCGATGGCTACGAGTCTACTCGAACTCGATCTCTTGAGCACTCCTCCGACGACGACGGAATGCGCCAAAAGCCCGATCCTTTCGCAACCGAAAACCATCCGGTTCCCAGCTCAGAACGGAGTCCATCACAACTTTGGCCGAAAAGGCTTCCGACGCCTTTCGGATGGTCGGCTATTTGGAGTGTGCTACTGGTCCGATTGTAACGCCCAGTTCGACACCAGCTCCAAGCTGCTCGATCATCTGCAGATCCAGCACGTCAATAGTCAGACGGGCCCGTTCGCTTGCCTCTGGGACGGGTGCAAGGTGCACAACAAGGAGTCTTGCAGTCGCCGCTGGCTGGAACGGCACGTTCTATCCCATGGTGGATCGAAGCCGCACAAGTGCATCGTCGCGGGGTGCGGCATGCGGTTCGGCTCGCAG GCCCAACTCGAGAAGCACGTCAACTATCACTTCATCAACACGGACAACGCAAGCTCCGGAAAACGATCGTCGGACCCACCGGTGCCCAAGTTGCTAAGAAAAACTAGCAGGAAGCTGCGCTTCCGACGGCAACCTTGGTCAT CGCGTCGTTTCGACTTCTTCGACATCGGGGTGATGGAGGGGCTGCAGTACCGGCTGATACTGGCCGGCAGTGTTGCCAGCGCTCGGCGCGGCATGATGACCTTCCGGGGCGAGGTCGCGGGACGGCGCGTCGTCGGAGGGGGTTCGGAGGAGGTGTTTGTCAAGTGGTTCCCGAAAGATAT CCTCTCAGACGACTGGATTCCGGAGCGGGAACTGGTGCTCACCAAAGAGGTCTCACTGTGTGAACTGAGTCCGGACCAGCGGTTCGAGCTGGAGGCACAGCTCAGCACCGATCGGAAGGACAACCGGGAGCTGCTGTCCTGTTTGGAGGAGCTGAACCAAAAACTGCTGCAGCAACAGACGCAGCATGACCACTTCAGCAGCTGCAGCAGTAGTAGTAGCAGCAGTTCGACAAGCGGCTGCTGTAGCAGTGCCGGAACTAGTACCGGCAGCAGCAGTAATATCAGTGCTCCGATACCGTTTAACTCAAGAACGGGTCCCAAGAAGTTGAGGAAACCACCCAAGGAGCTTCCATTGGCGGCGGCACCAGCATCCGCAGCACCATCCGTGACCACCAAAGTTGATGCGTTGCTATCGTCCAAGCTTTCGTCTTCAGCTTCGTCGTTGGTATCGTCATCATCGGCCGACAGTGGAAACGGAAAGGCCAACAGTAGCGCCAGTAACATCTCCTGA
- the LOC129749185 gene encoding zinc finger protein jing homolog isoform X1, whose protein sequence is MAPHTQGSNLTIKQQYQPHQWPWNTSNNTNNGTNNSNNNGSTSNNTNGNSSSTSNNQPPSPAVNNTLTLTQQASSAQAQQQSTNNTALAAAAAAASISVTPVVNKLKRLQPAPPTSSSTSTSSLDAETFSIANGAKRLRAGTTIERVNKSVGTNSSNGGPPGLVAVGSALTATSTNAATNAKKLTQMAIVAANHQQQQYQISATGTTMTKITKNTTNFTASGADLANSNKITGYFKSQMKTTNTFNNLKKNIKTIAGRATTMKTTTASSTTTATAEAEAEITTTTELMTTTSTVLQQKQIIKTATTTTSNGPLKASSNASSIEKYMNQLQQQQVKKTDLDVRTLTTTSTIGPATSLKKVERKTARIAPTVSLTRKVSHATQGGLGVGQPKKPITIAPRTADPKLALQNLNQPQLVATSSQNHTKQQDTMVKTSQPTVLLTAIRIPQQQHQTQQQQQQQQSAQSQNQQSQTQTQLQQQFKQHQPPPMASPPRTPTKLGSAVFQFHPQATAVMPNLVQIPNLVPTQPVSSAAGKLSGNSVNSVVSSSSSTMTNSPAAAATNLLMNNAGLTAARLNNGTTQLFMNGTVIKLHQIQQAQLQQQQAAASASLTAATSQQNMTMEASSTAVNMSINGLMSKAPTQQPQSHQQQNKTFTLHATTQQQLFQQATNATAAAFAPQQIFMTPTGQILLNAAALPTMLTSGLTPASFQQALTQAAQANIPALHPLQPQQNQQQSQPTQLPNITAIIQQQQQQLAQQQQQQQQQQQQQQQQPQLSQLAQPNFQQLLANIPQAVLQNLQATAKLGQGPQFVSIPPQLFLNQPTPSLTSQTSPITISTSTIPSGSTTVAQPLSPPPLVATVPTYSTTAKPIMNTLSNQKIVIASATTNTSSSNGVGPTVKPQVTPTMKPISNSEPPKLVPVQLNKPSISITPVLSSTNPPKLVPTSAPPVPKLVYSNSVGPKTISKELPKQSTPVPALAPTSTPVAKPPPPPPVPIALSTIPMNSTRAVENKSPPALNPLSMDCGSSNDSGIVANSSDTEDKSLTIDLCSPGTPDSSPQKSKLEPLRNPSPIPEPQSPLDPLPQPESPLDPLPQPESPPEPESPSEPESFAQPESSLSEPTSPPESSSPLQPQSPTTEPDPRSPPEQPIKEETELLPPPLRLLPPSPETEFSIPSQKSPKSLVLEQIKRKLPETLDIGDTTPQESMSSDQDSSTTNQSPTSKEVPQRRPATPPAPSMATSLLELDLLSTPPTTTECAKSPILSQPKTIRFPAQNGVHHNFGRKGFRRLSDGRLFGVCYWSDCNAQFDTSSKLLDHLQIQHVNSQTGPFACLWDGCKVHNKESCSRRWLERHVLSHGGSKPHKCIVAGCGMRFGSQAQLEKHVNYHFINTDNASSGKRSSDPPVPKLLRKTSRKLRFRRQPWSSRRFDFFDIGVMEGLQYRLILAGSVASARRGMMTFRGEVAGRRVVGGGSEEVFVKWFPKDILSDDWIPERELVLTKEVSLCELSPDQRFELEAQLSTDRKDNRELLSCLEELNQKLLQQQTQHDHFSSCSSSSSSSSTSGCCSSAGTSTGSSSNISAPIPFNSRTGPKKLRKPPKELPLAAAPASAAPSVTTKVDALLSSKLSSSASSLVSSSSADSGNGKANSSASNIS, encoded by the exons ATGGCCCCGCACACGCAGGGCAGCAACCTGACGATCAAACAGCAATACCAACCTCACCAGTGGCCATGGAACACAAGTAATAACACCAACAACGGCACAAACAATAGCAATAACAATGGTTCAACAAGCAACAACACCAATGGCAATAGCAGCAGCACAAGTAACAATCAACCACCATCGCCTGCAGTCAACAATACTCTAACTTTAACGCAACAAGCGTCGTCAGCACAAGCGCAACAACAATCGACCAACAACACTGCCCTGGCTGCGGCTGCCGCAGCTGCTTCCATTTCTGTAACACCAGTGGTCAACAAACTGAAACGCCTTCAGCCAGCGCCGCCAACATCCTCATCGACGTCGACCTCCTCCTTGGATGCTGAAACGTTCTCGATCGCCAACGGTGCCAAGCGATTACGAGCAGGAACGACGATCGAGCGGGTGAACAAATCCGTCGGAACCAACAGTAGTAATGGTGGCCCACCGGGCTTGGTTGCTGTTGGTTCCGCACTCACTGCCACTTCAACTAATGCTGCCACCAACGCCAAAAAACTCACCCAAATGGCCATCGTTGCAGCCaatcatcaacagcagcagtaTCAGATCTCAGCAACTGGAACGACGATGACCAAGATCACGAAGAACACAACTAACTTCACTGCCAGCGGAGCTGATCTGGCCAACTCCAACAAGATAACAGGTTACTTCAAGTCGCAAATGAAAACCACCAACACatttaataatctaaagaaaaatattaaaactataGCGGGACGAGCCACGACGATGAAGACGACGACTGCCTCATCGACGACAACGGCCACGGCAGAGGCGGAAGCGGAAATCACCACTACGACGGAACTGATGACGACCACCTCGACGGTGCTGCAACAGAAGCAGATCATCAAAACTGCCACCACCACAACCAGCAATGGGCCCCTCAAGGCGTCCTCGAACGCAAGCAGCATCGAGAAATACATGAATCAACTCCAGCAGCAGCAGGTCAAAAAGACTGATCTCGATGTACGGACGCTGACCACAACATCCACGATCGGTCCCGCCACATCGCTTAAGAAAGTGGAGCGAAAGACTGCCCGGATAGCTCCTACGGTGTCACTCACCCGAAAGGTTAGTCACGCAACTCAGGGTGGCCTAGGTGTGGGACAACCTAAGAAACCTATCACCATTGCCCCTCGGACGGCAGATCCCAAACTAGCACTACAAAATCTCAACCAACCGCAGCTGGTAGCAACCTCTAGCCAAAATCACACCAAACAACAAGATACCATGGTCAAAACGTCTCAGCCAACAGTTCTGCTGACGGCAATCCGAATTCCTCAGCAACAACACCAgacccagcagcagcagcagcaacaacagtccGCGCAATCCCAAAACCAGCAATCACAGACCCAAACGCAGCTGCAGCAGCAGTTCAAACAACATCAACCACCTCCCATGGCAAGTCCGCCGCGTACCCCAACAAAGCTAGGATCAGCTGTGTTTCAGTTCCACCCACAAGCTACCGCTGTCATGCCAAATCTGGTCCAGATACCGAATCTAGTTCCAACACAACCCGTTTCCTCAGCTGCCGGTAAGCTGAGCGGAAACTCGGTCAATTCGGTAGTATCTAGCTCGTCCAGCACGATGACCAATAGTCCGGCAGCTGCAGCCACAAATTTACTGATGAATAACGCTGGCTTGACAGCTGCCCGCTTAAACAACGGAACCACTCAACTGTTCATGAACGGAACTGTCATCAAGTTGCATCAAATTCAACAGGCGCAGCTGCAGCAACAACAAGCTGCTGCTTCCGCCTCCTTAACAGCTGCTACATCCCAACAAAACATGACCATGGAAGCTTCGTCGACTGCAGTCAACATGAGCATCAACGGTTTGATGAGTAAAGCTCCTACGCAACAACCTCAGTCACACCAGCAGCAGAACAAAACCTTCACACTGCATGCCACTACACAGCAGCAGCTGTTCCAGCAAGCAACTAACGCTACCGCTGCAGCATTTGCACCGCAGCAAATCTTCATGACCCCAACCGGTCAAATACTGCTGAACGCCGCAGCACTGCCAACTATGCTCACTTCCGGTCTCACACCTGCCAGTTTCCAGCAAGCGCTTACTCAGGCTGCCCAGGCCAACATTCCAGCGCTTCATCCGCTGCAACCGCAGCAAAACCAACAACAATCTCAACCAACACAGTTACCAAATATCACCGCCATTatccagcaacagcaacaacaactggcccaacaacaacaacaacagcagcagcagcagcagcaacaacaacaacaacctcaACTCTCCCAATTGGCTCAGCCAAACTTCCAACAACTGTTGGCCAACATACCGCAGGCGGTTCTACAAAACCTCCAAGCTACTGCCAAACTAGGTCAAGGACCACAATTCGTTTCTATCCCACCCCAATTATTCCTCAACCAGCCAACCCCGTCCTTAACCAGTCAAACTTCGCCGATCACGATTTCCACTTCAACGATACCATCGGGATCAACGACGGTTGCGCAACCCCTATCTCCACCTCCACTGGTCGCAACCGTGCCCACATACTCCACTACCGCCAAACCCATCATGAACACACTGAGCAACCAAAAGATCGTCATCGCCTCGGCCACTACAAACACCAGCTCGTCAAACGGAGTTGGACCTACCGTGAAACCCCAAGTCACTCCAACGATGAAACCGATCTCCAACAGCGAACCACCCAAGCTGGTTCCGGTGCAACTGAACAAACCGTCGATTTCAATCACACCAGTCCTTTCGTCGACCAATCCACCGAAGCTGGTTCCAACCTCAGCGCCTCCGGTACCCAAGCTGGTCTACTCCAACTCGGTAGGACCCAAGACGATCTCAAAAGAACTACCAAAACAATCTACCCCTGTTCCTGCGTTGGCACCCACATCGACTCCCGTGGCCAAACCTCCTCCTCCACCTCCAGTTCCAATCGCCCTCTCTACTATTCCCATGAACAGTACCCGAGCCGTCGAGAACAAATCACCTCCAGCCCTCAACCCCCTAAGCATGGACTGTGGAAGCAGTAACGATAGCGGAATAGTGGCCAACTCCAGCGACACTGAAGACAAGTCGCTAACCATCGACCTCTGCTCTCCGGGTACCCCCGACTCATCGCCGCAAAAATCCAAACTGGAACCACTTCGGAATCCATCTCCAATCCCAGAGCCACAATCTCCCTTAGACCCATTACCTCAACCGGAATCCCCCTTAGACCCATTACCTCAACCGGAATCCCCGCCGGAGCCAGAATCTCCTTCCGAACCCGAGTCATTCGCTCAACCGGAATCATCCCTATCCGAACCAACATCCCCTCCGGAATCGTCCTCACCCCTGCAACCACAATCCCCGACAACCGAACCGGATCCCCGATCACCTCCGGAACAACCCATCAAGGAAGAGACGGAACTTCTTCCGCCACCTCTACGATTGCTGCCACCCTCGCCGGAGACCGAATTCTCCATCCCCAGTCAGAAATCTCCCAAGAGTCTCGTCTTGGAGCAGATCAAACGCAAACTACCCGAAACGCTGGACATCGGCGATACCACCCCACAGGAATCCATGTCCTCCGATCAGGACTCCTCGACCACCAACCAAAGCCCCACGTCGAAAGAAGTCCCTCAGCGACGACCCGCAACTCCACCAGCACCATCGATGGCTACGAGTCTACTCGAACTCGATCTCTTGAGCACTCCTCCGACGACGACGGAATGCGCCAAAAGCCCGATCCTTTCGCAACCGAAAACCATCCGGTTCCCAGCTCAGAACGGAGTCCATCACAACTTTGGCCGAAAAGGCTTCCGACGCCTTTCGGATGGTCGGCTATTTGGAGTGTGCTACTGGTCCGATTGTAACGCCCAGTTCGACACCAGCTCCAAGCTGCTCGATCATCTGCAGATCCAGCACGTCAATAGTCAGACGGGCCCGTTCGCTTGCCTCTGGGACGGGTGCAAGGTGCACAACAAGGAGTCTTGCAGTCGCCGCTGGCTGGAACGGCACGTTCTATCCCATGGTGGATCGAAGCCGCACAAGTGCATCGTCGCGGGGTGCGGCATGCGGTTCGGCTCGCAG GCCCAACTCGAGAAGCACGTCAACTATCACTTCATCAACACGGACAACGCAAGCTCCGGAAAACGATCGTCGGACCCACCGGTGCCCAAGTTGCTAAGAAAAACTAGCAGGAAGCTGCGCTTCCGACGGCAACCTTGGTCAT CGCGTCGTTTCGACTTCTTCGACATCGGGGTGATGGAGGGGCTGCAGTACCGGCTGATACTGGCCGGCAGTGTTGCCAGCGCTCGGCGCGGCATGATGACCTTCCGGGGCGAGGTCGCGGGACGGCGCGTCGTCGGAGGGGGTTCGGAGGAGGTGTTTGTCAAGTGGTTCCCGAAAGATAT CCTCTCAGACGACTGGATTCCGGAGCGGGAACTGGTGCTCACCAAAGAGGTCTCACTGTGTGAACTGAGTCCGGACCAGCGGTTCGAGCTGGAGGCACAGCTCAGCACCGATCGGAAGGACAACCGGGAGCTGCTGTCCTGTTTGGAGGAGCTGAACCAAAAACTGCTGCAGCAACAGACGCAGCATGACCACTTCAGCAGCTGCAGCAGTAGTAGTAGCAGCAGTTCGACAAGCGGCTGCTGTAGCAGTGCCGGAACTAGTACCGGCAGCAGCAGTAATATCAGTGCTCCGATACCGTTTAACTCAAGAACGGGTCCCAAGAAGTTGAGGAAACCACCCAAGGAGCTTCCATTGGCGGCGGCACCAGCATCCGCAGCACCATCCGTGACCACCAAAGTTGATGCGTTGCTATCGTCCAAGCTTTCGTCTTCAGCTTCGTCGTTGGTATCGTCATCATCGGCCGACAGTGGAAACGGAAAGGCCAACAGTAGCGCCAGTAACATCTCCTGA